One window from the genome of Sporichthyaceae bacterium encodes:
- a CDS encoding DUF5998 family protein: protein MSETGVARELRSAIQRSGYYPELVAEGIDVAVGEEAVLSWLVHQETTLDADSVRRHVTVLALTATRVIVGHTDEHGADEENPTAYATTSTECVPLRRVGTVLVSRTVADPARHVVGTPPTEVVLNVGWDAVRRIDLEPAGCGDDSCEADHGFTGTMTSDDLSLRVSEVADGREAVAQLLSFATALAGAVGR from the coding sequence ATGTCGGAGACGGGTGTGGCTCGAGAGCTGCGTAGTGCGATCCAGCGCAGCGGCTACTACCCGGAATTGGTGGCCGAGGGCATCGACGTCGCCGTGGGCGAGGAGGCGGTGCTGTCCTGGCTGGTCCACCAGGAGACGACGCTGGACGCCGATTCCGTGCGCCGCCATGTCACCGTGCTGGCGTTGACCGCCACCCGGGTGATCGTCGGGCACACCGACGAGCACGGCGCGGACGAAGAGAACCCGACCGCCTACGCGACCACCTCGACGGAGTGTGTGCCGCTGCGCCGGGTGGGCACCGTGCTGGTCAGCCGCACCGTGGCCGACCCCGCCCGGCACGTGGTGGGCACCCCGCCCACCGAGGTGGTGCTCAACGTCGGCTGGGACGCGGTGCGTCGCATCGACCTGGAACCGGCCGGCTGCGGGGACGACTCCTGCGAGGCCGACCACGGCTTCACCGGCACCATGACCTCGGACGACCTGTCGCTGCGGGTCAGCGAAGTGGCCGACGGCCGGGAGGCAGTCGCGCAACTGCTGTCTTTCGCCACCGCACTGGCGGGCGCGGTCGGCCGGTGA